A stretch of Aspergillus nidulans FGSC A4 chromosome VI DNA encodes these proteins:
- a CDS encoding general transcription factor IIH subunit TFB6 family (transcript_id=CADANIAT00009523): protein MTTTNGVSPAGGGFMQSSALSPAPSASTVTPSVLPKQRTHPIRPGSIKEATVINYVDKTILAINRRHAKKFSSVLEQQPTQLNGIDTNTKSASNREREVGGEKERGYESFKEVVKDIESVVDVLWVSGTHYPFSKKATFRLLRKLDSFFASLILGEDAETGQLLSGFEGRRNVVSMTEKVRIKSIAETARVLVVEKGDSSDPGAGGNDDSEDIDDVEDEDEVDLDFGLEADRPEKWEMETARVYEKTIQLLGDELGTEVEFCDEDMARGEEENSMSASP, encoded by the exons ATGACCACAACCAACGGCGTAAGCCCCGCCGGCGGCGGTTTTATGCAATCGTCAGCTCTATCTCCAGCCCCCTCAGCGTCAACCGTTACGCCGTCGGTCCTTCCAAAACAAAGAACGCATCCAATTCGGCCGGGATCTATAAAAGAAGCTACGGTAATCAACTATGTTGACAAGACGATACTGGCGATTAATCGGCGGCACGCGAAGAAGTTCAGTAGTGTTTTGGAACAGCAACCGACACAACTGAATGGTATCGACACAAATACTAAGTCTGCCTCGAATAGGGAGAGAGAGGtaggaggagagaaagaacgCGGGTACGAGAGTTTCAAGGAAGTCGTGAAGGATATTGAGAGCGTTGTGGATGTGCTCTGGGTTAGTGGGACTC ATTATCCCTTCTCTAAAAAAGCGACCTTCCGTCTGCTCCGCAAACTAGACTCGTTCTTTGCGTCGCTAATACTAGGTGAAGACGCCGAGACGGGCCAGCTGCTTTCAGGGTTCGAAGGTAGGCGAAATGTCGTTTCGATGAcggagaaggtgagaatCAAGAGTATTGCCGAAACAGCGAGGGTGCTTGTTGTTGAGAAGGGGGATAGTAGTGATCCGGGTGCAGGTGGAAATGATGACTCTGAGGatattgacgatgtcgaggacgaggacgaggtagaTTTGGACTTTGGATTGGAAGCGGACAGGCCAGAGAAgtgggagatggagacagcGAGAGTTTATGAGAAGACAATCCAGTTGTTGGGTGATGAATTGGGTACAGAGGTCGAGTTTTGTGACGAGGATATGGCGCgtggtgaagaagagaatagcATGTCTGCGAGTCCATGA
- a CDS encoding uncharacterized protein (transcript_id=CADANIAT00009522): MPGSEASDEFGDDDYIVDIDCIQAHGIGAADITKLKANGFFTIASIHGATRKTLLKIKGFSEIKVEKIKEAINKCLPSASGFITAMELSHQRKRVVRISTGSKQFDSILGGGFQSMSISEVFGEFRCGKTQLSHTMSVVAQLPKDMGGAEGKVAYIDTEGTFRPERIGQIAERFGVDPDSAKENIAYARALNSEHQLELLNTLSKEFVGGEYRLLIIDSIMNCFRVDFCGRGELADRQQKLNQFLMKLAHMAEEFNVCVLMTNQVQSDPGASALFSGADGRKPVGGHVLAHASTTRVLLRKGRGEERVAKIQDSPDCPEREATYLITNGGIDDPDKLIVDVVDHSKKSKMKKNIEIAGYIALPLNLPSTGAFSTTATHYLYLRPHEPRIPDADTPRSLFLVNIPIDTTETHIRHLFGTQLSAGRVERVEFEAARTGKKHGAAQLALVQGTNVAKSKKRKRVTADELENRLDNISLPSTWDRQLQRSGSHAVVVFVDKASMDASMKAAKKAARKSTTITWGEGIADRIPSLGLQRYVYHQRACYPPRAELLRAVNEYMTVFAEVSEARKREAARRAAEPDEDGFITVTSGPRLTSAAGEEEAKRLIEKQKKQTEGFGDFYRFQSREKRKERQIDLLKKFDEDKKRLEELKMRKGKIRPE, encoded by the exons GAATTGGCGCTGCAGATATCACAAAGCTGAAGGCGAATGGATTCTTCACTATTGCT TCGATCCACGGGGCAACGAGGAAAACTCTATTGAAGATCAAGGGTTTTAGTGAGATCAAGGTGGAAAAGATCAAAGAGGCTATCAACAAGTGTTTG CCTTCGGCTTCGGGTTTCATAACTGCAATGGAACTCAGCCATCAACGAAAGAGAGTTGTCCGTATTTCCACTGGCAGCAAGCAATTTGATTCGATCCTTGGAGG TGGTTTCCAGAGTATGAGCATCAGCGAAGTATTCGGCGAGTTCCGCTGCGGCAAGACCCAACTCTCCCACACCATGTCCGTTGTCGCACAGCTTCCCAAGGACATGGGCGGTGCAGAGGGAAAGGTAGCTTACATTGACACAGAAGGCACATTCCGTCCTGAGCGCATTGGGCAGATTGCAGAACGGTTTGGAGTTGATCCTGACTCTGCTAAAGAGAACATTGCTTATGCCCGTGCTTTGAATAGCGAGCATCAGCTCGAGTTGCTAAACACTCTTAGCAAAGAGTTTGTTGGTGGGGAGTATaggctgctgatcatcgacAGCATTATGAACTGTTTCAGGGTTGATTTCTGTGGACGTGGAGAGCTAGCGGATCGCCAACAGAAGCTCAATCAGTTCCTGATGAAGCTCGCTCATATGGCCGAAG AGTTCAATGTGTGCGTCTTAATG ACGAACCAAGTTCAGAGTGATCCTGGTGCCAGTGCGCTCTTCTCTGGAGCTGATGGCCGTAAGCCTGTCGGTGGGCATGTTCTTGCTCATGCTTCAACGACTCGAGTTCTGCTTCGGAAAGGTCGCGGCGAGGAGCGCGTGGCAAAAATCCAGGACTCACCAG ACTGTCCTGAGCGTGAGGCGACATATCTGATCACCAATGGCGGAATTGACGATCCCGACAAG TTaattgttgatgttgtcgA TCattcgaagaagagcaaaatgaagaaaaaTATCGAGATTGCAGGCTATATAGCCCTGCCCCTCAACCTCCCAAGCACTGGCGCTTTTTCAACAACTGCAACACACTACCTCTACCTCCGCCCGCATGAACCACGCATCCCCGACGCTGATACACCCCGTTcgctcttcctcgtcaacatCCCCATTGACACGACAGAAACACATATACGCCACTTATTTGGCACGCAACTTTCTGCCGGCCGCGTTGAACGCGTCGAGTTTGAGGCCGCACGTACAGGGAAGAAGCATGGCGCCGCGCAACTGGCCCTCGTGCAAGGCACGAATGTTGCTAAGAGCAAGAAACGTAAGCGCGTGACGGCGGATGAACTCGAGAACCGGTTGGATAATATTTCGCTTCCGTCGACATGGGACCGTCAGCTGCAGCGCAGCGGATCGCATGCGGTAGTGGTTTTCGTTGATAAGGCTAGTATGGATGCGAGCATGAAGGCGGCAAAGAAGGCAGCACGGAAGTCTACCACTATTACCTGGGGCGAAGGTATTGCGGATCGAATCCCCTCGCTAGGCCTTCAGCGTTACGTCTACCACCAGCGAGCGTGCTACCCACCTCGTGCTGAACTGCTGCGCGCGGTGAACGAGTATATGACTGTCTTTGCGGAGGTTTCGGAGGCTAGAAAACGAGAGGCTGCGCGACGTGCGGCGGAGCCCGACGAGGATGGCTTTATTACTGTTACAAGTGGCCCAAGGCTTACCTCCGcagctggagaggaggaggcgaAGCGGTTGattgagaagcagaagaagcaaacgGAAGGGTTTGGGGACTTCTACCGGTTCCAGTCtagggaaaagaggaaggaaaggcagATCGATTTATTGAAAAAGTTCGATGAGGATaagaagaggctggaggagttgaagatgCGGAAGGGGAAAATTCGG CCTGAATGA